The nucleotide sequence CCTCGATCAGCTGCCCGGCCCCGCAAACGGGGTTGTCGCTGAGCGTGTTGGTCTCCAAGACGCAGGCGGCGGACTCATTCAGACCGATATCGAAGTTGTCGAAGGTGAAGAAGAAGTCGACCCACTTGTCGCCTCCGAACGAGCCGCGCGGCATCTCGAGCTTGGTGATGTCATAGAACACACCGTAGCTGCCGTAGGCCTTCCACACGCCGTCACCCTTGACGTCGTAGGCGAAGCCCAGACGAGGCGCCAGCTTGTCGTCGAAATCGAAGTCGATGGCGGTCTCGGGAACCCCTGTGATCGCCTCCGGTCCGGCAAAGGACGGCACCTTCTCCGATTCCGCACGCAGGCCGAGGTTGAGGGTCAACCGGTCGTTGACCGCCCAGCTGTCCTGCATGAACAGAGCGAGGTTCTCACTCTCGACGTCGCCTTGCGTGGCAATCTGAAGCACGCGGAAGTAACCGTACTCACCGCGCACCTGCTCGCCGGTGGTCGTCGTGTAGCTGCGATCCCAGTAGTAGAGGATGCGCGGAGCCTGATAGCCGTCGAGCACCAGGTTCGAGATCTCGTTGTACTGCAGCCCCGCCTTGAAGCGATGGTCGCCCAGCGCCTCGGCGAAGTAGGAGCCCTCGAGCGCGGCACTCCTGCGACGGAAGACGTCGAAGGCGGTACCGTCGTTGGTCGAGATGTTGCTCCAGCCGGGCGGGTTGCAGAGGTTGGACGGCAGCTCGGGGAACGCCTCGCAGGCGTTGGCGCCGAGCGTCGAGTAGTTCTGCCTGAGGTCGGTGGGAACGCCGATCTCGCGCAGGTCGTACTCGAACAGGCCGCCGCGAACGCTGAACATCAGGTTCGAGGTCGGCAGATAGTCGAGGTAGCCCGAGAAGGACTGGTTCTCTCTGTCCTCGTCGATGTTGTAGTTGGCGTCCGGGTTCTCGCGGCCGTTGCGCCCGGGGTAGATATTGTCCTCTTCGTAGGGGCTGAAGTTGCCGCCCACCTTGAACAGGGCCTTGGAGCCGATGTTGCCGCTGACGTTGAAAGTGGCGAAGTCGAAACGCCGGTCCTGGCTGAAAGTTTTGACCTCACCGGTGGTGAATTCGATGGTGCGGTCGGAGTTGATCTCCTGCGGCTGATAGCTGGCGAAGAACCAGACCTTGTCTCGGACGATCGGTCCGCCCAGCGAGAAACCGGGCTCGAGCTGATCGAAGCTGTCCTTCGGATAGGTCACGTGCTCGGCGATGTCCGGGTCGTCGACGTTGAGCTGCAGGGTCGGACGCCCATCGCCCGCGAACGAGTCCGAGGTGTACAGTGCGCGCACGTCGCCCTTGAACTCGTTGCCGCCGCTCTTGGTGACGACGTTCAGAACGCCGCCGGTCGAGCCGCCGTATTCGGCCGCGTAGCCACTGGCCTTCACCTGCACTTCCTCGACGAAGTCAGTGATCAGGTCTTTGGCGGAAGTGCCGATCTGCAGGTCGGTGGTGTCGATTCCGTCGATGATGAAACGGTTTTCGGCGCCGCTGGAACCGGTGATCTGGATGCCACCTGCCGAATTCTCGGCGGCAGCGTGGGTGGTGTAGGCCGCGATCGAGGTGAAGTCCCGTCCCTTGGGCAGCACTTCGATCATCTCCGCGCTCAGGCTGGTGGCCGTCGCGCTCTGCCGAACGTCGATCAGGGGCGACTCACCGGTTACCGTGATGGCTTCGGTGATGGCGCCGGGCTCGAGCTTGAACTCGATACTCAGCACCGCGCCCAGGCCGAGATCGACGTCGCTGGCTCCGGAGGGCGCGAACCCCTCGAGTATCGCGACCACGTTGTAGACGCCAGGGGGAAGGGCCGGAAAGCGGAAGAAACCGCGGCCGTTGGTGACCGCGACTGCCGTACCGACCAGGTTCGGGCTCGTCGCCTCGACGGAGGCGCCCGGCAGGATCTCGCCCTGAAAATCCCGCACCACACCCTCGATGCTACCCGTCTGCTCCTGCGCGAGGGCCGGCATCGAGAGCAGCAACAGAGCCGCGGCCGCAATGCCGAGACAGCTCTTGCTGAATCTGGAACTCATTTTCTTACCTCCAGTTGATGTGTGTCCTCCCGACGGTCGATCCGCCAAAGAGGAGTGAGAAGCTTCCAACTCTCTGGGGGCCGGGGCTCGAGAGGAACGGCGTGCCGCTCCGGGTCAAGCAACCGGTTCGGACTGAGGTAGTTTCAGTAGTTCTCGTCCGTTCATGTCAGAACCAATAACGCAAGTCGGATGCCATGAACACGGAACGTCTTGGACCCATAAACAGTTGAAAAATAGGGCTTTATTTTACTTGCCTCATCAGAAACAGCTACACCGGAAGCGCGTGCGAGATTCAAGAGAGTGCATCGTCCGAGTCCCGCGGATTTTTCTCTGCTGCAGTGCGGTAAGACGGCGTGTTGCGGCTTGGCTTTCTTGCCTCTGCTGCGGACCCGACGCGGTTCAAGAATCGGTATCGGTCGATGCAGGAAAATGCACTTTTGTTGAACGCCGTGAAAGGCCTCCTTCACGTGCTTCCTTTACTGGCACTGAAGCTGTGCTTTGACATGAGAGTCGCTGACGTTCATGATCAACTTATCCGTTGAATAGTTGAGAAAGGCCAGCAAATGACTCTCTCCAACCGCCAGTACAAAGACGCCATCTACGACCAGCTCGCCAGGTTGGGGAAGGCCGTGGCCAGCCCGACCCGTCTGGAGCTCCTCGACCTCCTGTGCCAGGGGCCGCGGACGGTCGAATCCTTGGCTCGTCAAGCCGGCCAGAGCGTCGCCAACACGTCCAAGAACCTGCGCCTGCTACACGGCGCCCGCCTGGTCGAGACCGAGAGGCGGGGCACCTACGTGACCTACCGCCTGGCGGGCGATGAAGTCTGCGATCTGTTCCGCACTTTGCGAGAGCTCGCCGAGCTGCGTCTCACCGAGGTCGAGGCGATTACGCGAGACTTCCTCGAGTCGCGAGAGACCCTCGAGCCGGTCGATCGCGAAGAGCTGATCCGCCGAGTTCGCGACGGCGAGGCGCTGGTTCTCGATGTCAGGCCGCGTGAGGAATACGAAACCGCGCACATCGCGGGGGCTCTCTCGGCACCACTTTCCGAACTCGAGGGCCTCCTCGCGGAGTTGCCCCGGGACAAGCAGATCGTCGCCTACTGCCGGGGCCCCTACTGCGTCATGTCGATTGACGCGGTACGTCTTCTCCGCAAGGAAGGCTTCGAGGCCGCGCGGCTCGAGGACGGGGTCCCCGACTGGCGCGCCCACGGGCTCGAGGTCGAAGCCGCTGGAGCCCAGTCGTGACGGACTGGCTCCTTTCGCACGAGCCCGCCCTCCGGCTGGGCTCGTTCACTGCGGTCTTCGCGATCATGGCGTTGTGGGAGCTCATCGCCGAACGCCGTGACCTCGGTCAGTCGCGTTCTAAGCGCTGGTTCGCCAATCTCGGCATCTCGGTTGTCGACTCGCTTCTGGTGCGCCTTCTCTTCCCGGCCGCAGCCGTGGGTCTCGCTCTTGTCGCCGAGAGCGAGGGCTGGGGGCTCCTCCACCGGATCGATCTCCCCTTCGCCCTCGCCGTTATCGCGTCCGTGATTCTCCTCGATCTCGCCATCTACCTGCAGCACGTCATGTTCCACGCGGTGCCCGTACTCTGGCGCCTCCACATGGTCCACCATTCGGATCAGGACTTCGATCTGACCACCGGAATCCGCTTCCACCCGGTCGAGATCGTCCTCTCCATCGTCATCAAGTTCGCGGTCATCGCGGCCCTCGGCCCACCGCCCGCCGCGGTCTTTCTCTTTGCGGTGCTGCTCAACGCAACCTCCATGTTCAATCACGGCAACGTCCGTCTCCCGATCGGGTTCGACCGCTGGCTGCGCTGGATCCTCGTCACTCCCGATATGCATCGCGTCCACCACTCGGTCGAGATCGACGAAAGCAACAGCAACTTCGGCTTCAACCTACCGTGGTGGGATCGGCTCTTCGGCACCTACCGCGCCCAGCCTCGAGCCGGCCATGAGGGGATGCAGCTCGGCGTCGAGCAGCTCGAACAACCCGAACCGCGAGGTCTTCTCGGCCTGCTCGTCCTGCCCTTCACCGGGGGCACAGGTCGCTACGCCATCGGCGAACGCAACGCCACCGAGTCCTCCAGCACGGCGGAAAGGAGCGGAAGCTCGTGAGCACAACCCTTTTCATTCTCAACGATCCTCCGTACGGAACCGAGCGTTCCTACAACGGCCTGCGACTCGCGGGCTCGGTGGCCAAGCAGGCGGACCAACAGGTGCGCGTGTTCTTGATCGGCGACGCCGCCTCGTGCGCCAAACGAGGGCAAGCCGTGCCCAAGGGCTACTACAACATCGAGGTCATGCTGCGGGCGGTCACTCGCCGCGGTGGCGAAGTCGGAGTGTGCGGAACCTGCATGAAAGCTCGTGGCGTCGCGGACGGCGAGCTGGCCGAAGGGACCCGGCGCAGCACTCTCGACGAGCTGTCGGAGTGGACCCGATCGGCCGATCGGGTCCTGGTGTTCTGAGAGAGAACCCCATGAGCTCGTTCACAATCCGACTCGCATCAGCCGCCCTTCTCGCGGGATTTCTCTCGAGCTCGGCCGCCGCCGTCGAGGTCTTTCGTAAAGACGAACTGAGCCTCGACCTCGGTTTCTGGACCCAGGGGTGGTACCAGAACATCTCGGACGACAATCCCGAGAGCGGTGCCGGGGACTCCAGCGACTTTCTCCTGCGGCGCGTCTACTTCTCGATCCGAGGCACCGTCAATCCACAGCTGGGCTTCTTCGCGCACATTGCCGGCGATCGCCTGGGCCAGGAAGGACTCCCGGGCAACTCCGGCGTGGGCCTCGGCTCGGGACTCGCCCTGCGCGACGGGTGGATCAACTTGAAGCTCCACGACGATGACCTGATACTCCAGATGGGTCGTATGTACGTGCCCTTCACCCGCAACTACGGAACCACCTCCACCAAGGGGCTCCTGAACCTGGAGCTCGACTGGGCACAAGGCGGCTACCGCGGCAGCATCTTCTATCCCAGCATCGTCGGCCGCGACGACTCCCTGACCCTTTGGGGGAACGTTCTCGAGGACAAACTGCAGTACCGGCTGATGGTCGGCCAGGGCGTGAGCGGCGCATCGAGGAACCCCGGCGGCGATCTGCGACTCGCCGGGCGTCTCGTCTACAGCTTCTTCGAGCCGGAGACCTCCTGGTTCAACTCGGGTACCTATCGCGGCAGCAAACGAGTGCTTTCTTTGGGCATCGGCCGGGATGGCCAGTCGGATCTCGTCCTCGGGGGAAAACGCGAAAACTACAGCGCGTGGACCCTCGACCTCCTCTACGAAGAACCCTCGACACGCGGCAGCCTCACCCTCGAGACCTCCTACATCTCCGTCGACAACAGCGCTAACGCGATCGCCAACACCGCGCTTCGGCCGGGCGATGACGGAGCCATCCTGGCGATCAAGGCGGGGTATCTGATTCGACGCTCGGAGGATTCCGCCGCGCTCCAACCGTTTGCCCACTTCCAGTCCATCAGTCCCGACGAGCCCGGCCTGTGGGATACCCGCATCTACGGCCTGGGCGCGAACTACTACCTCCATGGCGCCGCCAACAAGCTGACGCTCGAGACCACCTGGGTCGACCAGCAGCGACTCCAACCGGGAGCCGCCCACCTCGACGGTCTTCTCATCACTCTCCAGGTCGCTGCGGGCATCTGAAGGGATTGCGACCCACGCGGAAGTTCGGCCGACTATTTGCGCCCCACCAGGAAATCCGTGATCCAGGCAGCCTCGGCTTCCGCCTCGGGTGGCTCAGCCTCCTCCAACCGATGGAGGAGAATTGCGTTGATCCCCTCGGTCATGAAGAGAGCCAGCTTTGTCGGGTCGACGCTCCCCAGGTGACCGGCCTTGACGGCTTCAGCGAGGAGTTCCGTCAGCCGTCGCATGTAGGTCTGAAACTGGCTGATCGTCGGCCGCTCCAGGCGGGAACCCTCAGCGATATCGCTCCCCGCATAGCGGACCGCGACGTAGAGGCGGAAGAAATCCCGGTGAGAGTCAACGAACTCGAGCTGCGCCTGGACGAGAGCCCGGATCTTGTCGGCGAACTGCAGCTCTTGGGCAAACACCGCCTCCAGCCGTTCCAGGATCTCCGAAAAGGTCGCTTCCGCCGCCTTCTGCAAGAGGTCGGCCCGGCTCTCGAAATACAGGTAGAGGGTACCCTTGGCGACTCCTGCCTCCTCGGCGATCGCCTGCATCGTCGCTCCGGCGAGGCCCTTTTCGGCGATCACGCGGACCGCCGCCGCCTCGATCGCCTGGGTCCGGAACTCCTGAACGACTTGTTCTTTCGTCTTGTCAACGGGCATGTCTTGATCGAGCGTTCGTCAGTTTGACTGCCCGGTCAGTG is from bacterium and encodes:
- a CDS encoding TetR/AcrR family transcriptional regulator; protein product: MPVDKTKEQVVQEFRTQAIEAAAVRVIAEKGLAGATMQAIAEEAGVAKGTLYLYFESRADLLQKAAEATFSEILERLEAVFAQELQFADKIRALVQAQLEFVDSHRDFFRLYVAVRYAGSDIAEGSRLERPTISQFQTYMRRLTELLAEAVKAGHLGSVDPTKLALFMTEGINAILLHRLEEAEPPEAEAEAAWITDFLVGRK
- a CDS encoding sterol desaturase family protein gives rise to the protein MTDWLLSHEPALRLGSFTAVFAIMALWELIAERRDLGQSRSKRWFANLGISVVDSLLVRLLFPAAAVGLALVAESEGWGLLHRIDLPFALAVIASVILLDLAIYLQHVMFHAVPVLWRLHMVHHSDQDFDLTTGIRFHPVEIVLSIVIKFAVIAALGPPPAAVFLFAVLLNATSMFNHGNVRLPIGFDRWLRWILVTPDMHRVHHSVEIDESNSNFGFNLPWWDRLFGTYRAQPRAGHEGMQLGVEQLEQPEPRGLLGLLVLPFTGGTGRYAIGERNATESSSTAERSGSS
- a CDS encoding metalloregulator ArsR/SmtB family transcription factor translates to MTLSNRQYKDAIYDQLARLGKAVASPTRLELLDLLCQGPRTVESLARQAGQSVANTSKNLRLLHGARLVETERRGTYVTYRLAGDEVCDLFRTLRELAELRLTEVEAITRDFLESRETLEPVDREELIRRVRDGEALVLDVRPREEYETAHIAGALSAPLSELEGLLAELPRDKQIVAYCRGPYCVMSIDAVRLLRKEGFEAARLEDGVPDWRAHGLEVEAAGAQS
- a CDS encoding TonB-dependent receptor translates to MSSRFSKSCLGIAAAALLLLSMPALAQEQTGSIEGVVRDFQGEILPGASVEATSPNLVGTAVAVTNGRGFFRFPALPPGVYNVVAILEGFAPSGASDVDLGLGAVLSIEFKLEPGAITEAITVTGESPLIDVRQSATATSLSAEMIEVLPKGRDFTSIAAYTTHAAAENSAGGIQITGSSGAENRFIIDGIDTTDLQIGTSAKDLITDFVEEVQVKASGYAAEYGGSTGGVLNVVTKSGGNEFKGDVRALYTSDSFAGDGRPTLQLNVDDPDIAEHVTYPKDSFDQLEPGFSLGGPIVRDKVWFFASYQPQEINSDRTIEFTTGEVKTFSQDRRFDFATFNVSGNIGSKALFKVGGNFSPYEEDNIYPGRNGRENPDANYNIDEDRENQSFSGYLDYLPTSNLMFSVRGGLFEYDLREIGVPTDLRQNYSTLGANACEAFPELPSNLCNPPGWSNISTNDGTAFDVFRRRSAALEGSYFAEALGDHRFKAGLQYNEISNLVLDGYQAPRILYYWDRSYTTTTGEQVRGEYGYFRVLQIATQGDVESENLALFMQDSWAVNDRLTLNLGLRAESEKVPSFAGPEAITGVPETAIDFDFDDKLAPRLGFAYDVKGDGVWKAYGSYGVFYDITKLEMPRGSFGGDKWVDFFFTFDNFDIGLNESAACVLETNTLSDNPVCGAGQLIEAVDRRHPSNDPDDPTIDPNLKPMESREYTLGLERELGRNMSAGFRYVHKELRRTIEDIGVLVPGVGEVFYIANPGEGVGRDILGPDFPSQPKAVRDYDGLELELTKRFSDNWSLHASYLYSELEGNYAGLASSDEVSGYAPDTANFGIGRRAPNVNRYFDALQQSFDQNGNPVFGKLATDRPHQFKAQGLYRFNTGTSLGVNQYLGSGTPVSRELNVAPGLPFYPDGRGSEGRTPTLTQTDLYLAHQFEFDRYALELNMNVLNLFDEDTPLVVWNVQTTAEDLPLSEEEFFAGFEADQVIADNDVQLDPRFGLNEVFQAPREIRFGVKFIF